The following proteins are encoded in a genomic region of Phaeodactylum tricornutum CCAP 1055/1 chromosome 1, whole genome shotgun sequence:
- a CDS encoding predicted protein, producing LAQDKHERALISQVVSPQDIGVTYDMIGGLNEVKELLRQSITYPLKFPHLYSEGIAREAVKGVLLFGPPGTGKTMLAKAVATEGGASFLSVDASSVENKWLGESEKNAKAVFTLARRLAPCVIFVDEVDSLLSSREGTSDDSAHGTLTSVKTTMMSEWDGLNSGTNGSGEAGSERVVVIGSTNRPFDLDEAVLRRFPRRILVDLPDLETRTEILEVTLAENRLDPEVNLTQIAERLEGYTGSDIKEVCREAVVQISHEQARLLDQGFMNTREDMTQGSLQRLRPVTAEDFETALNKLKRSVSEKGRELARVWEWNDEYGEIKKEKKNHLPHLANMYL from the exons CTTGCACAAGATAAACACGAACGAGCTCTTATCTCTCAGGTAGTCTCTCCTCAGGATATTGGTGTCACATACGATATGATCGGGGGTTTGAACGAAGTAAAGGAGCTGTTGCGGCAAAGTATAACGTACCCTCTAAAGTTTCCCCATCTTTACAGCGAAGGAATTGCTCGGGAGGCTGTGAAGGGAGTGCTACTTTTTGGTCCGCCAG GAACTGGAAAGACTATGTTGGCAAAGGCAGTTGCCACCGAAGGTGGTGCAAGTTTTCTCAGTGTGGATGCGTCTTCCGTAGAGAACAAATGGCTAGGGGAGTCAGAAAAGAACGCCAAGGCCGTTTTCACTCTCGCCCGTCGCCTGGCACCTTGCGTAATCTTCGTTGACGAGGTCGATTCCTTGTTGTCGAGTCGAGAAGGTACATCAGACGATTCAGCTCACGGGACTTTGACGAGCGTGAAGACAACCATGATGAGCGAATGGGATGGTTTGAATTCAGGAACAAATGGATCGGGTGAAGCAGGGTCCGAGCGAGTGGTAGTAATCGGATCAACGAATCGTCCATTCGACCTGGACGAAGCAGTGCTGCGGCGCTTTCCGCGGCGAATTTTGGTTGATTTGCCCGACCTTGAGACTCGCACAGAGATTTTGGAAGTAACTCTTGCCGAAAACCGATTGGACCCGGAGGTCAATTTGACACAGATTGCTGAGCGCCTTGAAGGCTACACGGGTTCGGATATCAAAGAAGTTTGTCGGGAAGCCGTGGTTCAAATCAGTCACGAACAAGCTCGTCTCTTGGACCAAGGCTTTATGAATACTAGAGAGGACATGACTCAAGGCTCCTTGCAAAGGCTCCGCCCTGTCACAGCGGAGGATTTCGAGACTGCGTTAAACAAGCTGAAGCGAAGTGTCTCGGAAAAGGGCCGAGAGCTCGCCCGTGTTTGGGAGTGGAATGATGAGTATGGAGAGATCAAgaaggagaaaaagaacCATCTTCCCCATCTTGCAAACATGTATTTATAA